In Leptospirillum ferriphilum, the genomic window CTCGGACAATTCTTTACGATTCTCCGAGCCTCTGGGTGTGATTGAAAATCGATGCTCTTTTGTTCCCCCCCTCCGGATTCCGTCAAAATCGGGAGACGCACTGAAGCGGATTTGTACCGAGAAAAAGATCCGGGGAATTATTTTTGGAGTTCCCTGGTATCACCTGAGTGGAGATCCCAATCCAAAATCAGAGATCTTTGTCGAGTATGCCCGTTTGATCCGGAGCTTGACGGGATGTCCTGTCTTTTTGTGGGATGAAGGATTGACAAGTGATGTCCTGAAATCAGAAAGAATTTCCGGAAAGAGAAAATACTCTCGCAGTCCGAAAAGATCCAGAGACCCGATTGATCACTATTCAGCGACACTGATTCTCCAGAGTTTTCTCGATGAATGCATAAACGGCCGGGAGGACCGGATCTGAGAAGAAAAACGGGGAGGGGAACCGGAGCGTGATGGGAAATCCGCTGAGGAAGCTCTGGTATATGTCTCGCCAGAGACAATTGCTCCTGATCGCCATCATTTTGGCGGGTCTTTTTTTTCTGGTCTGGAACGGGAAGGCCTTCCTGCAAAGGCCCTCCGCTCCTTCCACTTCGATTGTCTTCCATGTGTTGCCCGGAACAACCTTTCGTTCGGTTGTCTTTGAACTGTCCAGAAAAGGAGTGACCGGCTATCCGGAAACACTTGTTTTCTGGGGGGATCTTCTCGGAATCGATACCAATATTCAGGCGGGTGTCTATGAAATTTCGCCGGAAATGTCTCCTCTCAAGATTCTTTTGGATTTGCACAACGGACAGAAGTATTTTTACCGGTTGACCGTTCCGGAAGGGTTTACAATGGAGCAGGTCGCAAGGCGGATGGCCCGTTTGGGGATCGGATCGGAAAAAGAGATCCTGTCATTGTCGTCTGACCCCGCCTTTTTAAAGGAGGAGAACATTCCCTCGACGTCGCTGGAAGGTTTTTTGTTCCCGGACACTTACTTCCTTCCAAAAGCGGCTTCGGCAAAAGATGTTTTTCAGATGATGGTCTCTCGTTTCCGCACGGTTTATCAGTCTATCCAGAAAGAATCCCCTCATCCCCCGGAATTTTCGGAAAAAGACTTGGTAACATTGGCATCGATTGTTCAGAAGGAAACGGGGCATCCCAAGGACATGGCCATCGTGGCTTCCATCTTTATCAATCGTTTGCACCAGCATATGAAGCTTCAAAGTGATCCGACAGTGATCTATGCACTTAAAGGAAGGCGCAGACTCCATTCCCGGGATTTAAGGATTGATTCCCCCTACAATACATACCGATATCATGGTCTCCCTCCCACGCCTATCGACAACCCTGGGAGAGAGGCCTTGAAAGCTGTTTTTAATCCCAAGCCTGTTTCTTATTTGTATTTTATTTCGGACAAGCATGGCAGCCAGATTTATTCCGATACGCTGGACGGTCAGGACAGGGCTATCCGGAAGGTCTTCAGAGAACCTTAAATGACAAGAGGCAGGATCGCAAGATGAAATGGACAGGAAGGATATCGTGAACGAATCGCAGGACATCGAACCGGAATTGAACGAACGAATCCCAAAAACCTACGATCCGGCCGCCACGGAACGTAAATGGCTGACTCTGACCTCCAGAAAAAAGCGTGTTTCCCGGCCGCAAGCCACGCCCTTTTCGATGGTCATCCCGCCTCCGAATATTACGGGACGCCTCCATATGGGGCATGCACTGAATATTACCCTGCAGGATGTCGTTGCCCGCTTCCGGAAAATGGAAGGACAGGATGTGTTGTGGATCCCCGGGACGGATCATGCCGGGATTGCAACCCAGAATGTCGTCGAACGACAGCTCTCCAGGGAGGGAACTGCTCTTCGTTCTTTGACCCGCGAGGAATTTGTGACCCGCGTCTGGGAGTGGAAGGACTCCATCAAGTCCGGGATTCTCGATCAGATTACCAGGCTGGGGGCTTCTTTGTCCTGGGAAAATGAGCGCTTTACGATGGATGCCGGATTTTCGCGCGCTGTGACAGAGGTCTTTATCCGGCTGTATCGGGAAGGATTCCTGTACCGTGGGGAGCGGATGATTCACTGGTGTCCCCGATGTCTGACCGCGCTGTCGGATGTGGAGGTGACCTACGTCGAGAAAAGCGGGACTCTTTATTATGTCCGTTATGGAGAGTCGCCTGGAAGGGATCAGAGCCTCGTGGTGGCAACGACCCGACCGGAAACGATTTTTGCCGATCAGGCCCTCGCCATCCATCCGGAAGACACCCGCTACCAGAGATGGATCGGCCGGAAAGTTTTTGTTCCCCTCATCCAGAGAGAAATTCCGGTTATTGCCGATTCTGCGGTTGATCCGGAGTTTGGAACGGGTGTCCTGAAAATTACGCCCTCTCACTCCATGGCGGATTGGGAAATTGCATGTCGCCACGGCCTTTCCCCACTCGAGATCATTGACAGGGAAGGCCGCATGAACGAAAAATCCGGGCCCCTGAAGGGAATGAGTCGTGAAGTCGCCCGGGAAAAAATGGTTGAAGAATTGTCTGCCAGGGGATTTCTGGAAAAGGAAGAATCTTCTCCGTCTTCCCTTGGGGTGTGCTATCGCTGCCAGACGGTCATTGAACCAGCCCTGTCACTGCAATGGTTCGTTCGCATGAAAGAACTTGCGAAGCCAGCGATCGAGGCGGTCCGGGAAGGAGAAATCCGGTTTTTTCCGGACGGCTGGAAAAACACCTATTATGACTGGCTGGAAAATATCCGGGACTGGTGCATTTCCCGCCAGATCTGGTGGGGACACCCGATTCCGGCATGGCATTGTTCGAGTTGTCAGGAAATGGTCGTTGACTCCCGGAAACCGGAGCGCTGCCCGCGTTGCGGCTCGGAAAAACTCACCGCGGATCCGGATGTCCTCGATACCTGGTTTTCTTCCGCTCTCTGGCCATTTGTCACTCTGGGATGGCCGGAAAACACTCCGGACTTCCAGAGATTCTATCCGACCTCTCTGTTGGTGACGGGATTCGATATCCTCTTCTTCTGGGTGGCCCGTATGGTCATGATGGGATATCACTTTACCGGGAAGCCCCCTTTTCGGGATGTGTATATTCATGCCCTCGTTCGTGACCAGTTTGGGCAAAAAATGACCAAGAGCAAGGGCAATGTCGTCGACCCTCTCGAAATCATGGACCGTTACGGAACGGATGCGTTTCGCATGACGCTTGTGCACATGGCTTCCCCCGGACGGGATATCCGGTTATCCACGGAACGGGTCGAAGGATTTCGTAACTTCGTGTCCAAGATCTGGAACGCATTTCGTTACGTCGAGCGATTCGCTCCGGGAGAGACGAGGATCCCCGAAGTCGACGGACAAAGCCTTCAGAGTCCGGCGAACAGATGGATTCTGGTAAGCCTTTCCCAGGCGGTTGCAGACATGCGCCGCTATTTTGGGCTGTATCGTTTCGACGAAGCCGCAAACACCCTGTATCACTTTACCTGGCATCTCTACTGCGACTGGTTTATCGAAGCGTCCAAGTCCGTCCTGGATCGTCCGGATGATGATCCTGAAAAAATAGAAACAGTCCGCATTCTTCGTTTCACGGGATCCGTTCTTCTCCGGATGGCTCACCCTGTGATGCCATTCGTAACGGGAGAACTTTGGGAGATTCTGTACAAGGACGAGTTGCCCCTTGAAGAGCAGACCTTTCCGGATTTTTCTCCCTCCATCTCCAAAGCTTCGAGTGAGGTCCGGGAATTTGAATCCATGATGGCCCTTGTCGGAGATGTCCGGCAAATGCGAAGCCAGCTGAAATTGAGCCCGACACTCGAAATTCGGGGAGAGCTTGTGGTCGGGGAAGGAGCGGGTGAGCGTTATGGACGGCATCTTGCCTTTCTCTCTCGAATGGCCCGGCTCTCGCTTTCCCCGCTGCGGGAAGGAGAGCCTGAAGCTGTGTCCGGAATCCGGATTCCGTTCTCGGATGGATCCCTGATTCTGAATCTCGATGGCATCGTCAATCTGGCGGACGAAGAAAAGCGTCTGAGCAGGGAGCTTGAAAAGCTGAACCAGAAGAAAGCGAGCGTTTTGGCCAGACTCAAGAGTCGTGAGTTCCGGGAAAAAGCTCCTCCGGACGTGATCGAAAAAGACGAGCGTCTTCTTGAGGAGACCGGAGAGGAAGTGCAGGGTCTCGACTCGGCGTTAACCCAGGTTCGTCAGATGATGAAGGAGAGGGGTGGGCGGTGACGGAACTGTTCGATCCTTTTGTTCGGGAGGCAATTTCCGTTTTTCTGGCGGAAGATGTCGGACGGGGTGATGTGACAACCCGCTCCCTTTTCAGTTGGGAAGAGCGTTCCCGGAACCAGGCAGCCCATCTGGTCGCCGAAAGTCCAGGACGCATTTGTGGCATTCCATTTGTCGAAGAGGTTTTCCTGCATCTGGATCCCGGGACATCCTTCCAATGGAACCAGAGGGAAGGGGAGCCTTATCTCCAGAACGCTGTTCTGGGCCGGATTGAATGCCGGCTGGAAGCACTTCTGGCTGGAGAAAGACTGGCCCTCAACCTTCTCAAACACCTGTCCGGCATTGCATTCCTGTCTTCCGTTTACGTCGAAAGAGCGGCAAAAGCCAGACCGGCCGGTATGAGACCCCTCCGGGTGGTCGAAACCCGGAAAACCTTGCCAGGGCTTCGATTTTTCCAGAAGTATGCCGTTCGCACCGGGGGGGGGCACAACCATCGTTACAGCCTGGATGACGGTCTGCTGATCAAGGACAACCATCTTGTTGCTGCCGGCGGGGTGAAGCCGGCTCTTGAAAAAGCGCGAAAGAACGCCCCTCACCCGCTTCGTATTGAACTGGAGGTCGATACGGCTCATCAGGCGCTGGAAGGGGCCCAGGAAGGTGCCGATATCCTGCTTCTGGACAACATGGCCACAACGCTTCTCGAACAGCTCGTTCCCCGATTGCGCCTTTTGAACCCGTCTCTTATTCTGGAGGTTTCGGGCGGTGTGACTCTGGAACGGATCGAAGAGCTGGCCCGACTCGATATCGATGTCATTTCGGTAGGAGCTCTGACGCATTCCTCTCCGGATGCCCCCATCCGTCTTGATTTTCTTGCATGACAGCGGAAGGAGAGGAAGGGTGCCAGCTTGTTCGGAGATTCCCTCCGTTGTTTTATCTGGACGTTGTCTCTTCGACAAATTCTTTTTTGAAGAACTGGTCCAGAAAAGAGACCCTCCCTTCGGGAACGGGACTTTATGCCGGAACCCAGACCGGAGGAAGGGGGCGTCGCGGGAATCGATGGTGGCATGTTCCCGGCAATCTGGCTCTTTCGATATGGGTGGCGGAACAGACATCTCCGCTTCCTCCCTGGACCCTGCGCTTGGCCTGGACACTTCTTACTTATCTCCGGTCCCGGGAGATCCCATGCCAGCTGAAATATCCGAACGACATCTACCTGTCCGCAAATTCATTGAAGCTGGCTGGAATCCTGGTCGAAAAGACCGCCTGCGGAGCGGTGCTGGGCCTCGGACTGAACCGTTTTTTGCCGGAAGGACTTGCTGCCGCTGCCTGTGAGGATCTGCCCGATCATCATACCCTTGCTCTTTCTGTGACGGAGCTTTTTTATACGCATTTTCTGGAAGAAAAAAACAGTAAACAGGAGACTGCCCCGGTTTTGAATGAACTGAACGCACTGCTTCTCTGGAAAGGGGAATGGGTGGCATGGCGGGAGGAAGGAAAGGAGCATGCTGGACTGGGTAAAATCGTCGAACTTGACTTGTCCGGCCGTCTCAGGGTTCTTGAACCGTCGGGGAATGACCGGGTGCTTCCTGAAACGATCCGTTCAGTGGAGCGGGTCGAAGCATCGGGGAGAATATCGCGATGATTACCGTCAAGCTCGGAGTCAGTCGGGTTTCCGTCGCTCTCCATGGGGAGTCAGGGGGGATCCGCTCTCTTCTGGTCAGGAAGACCCCCCGGAAAGCGCTCTCACCGGCGGAGTGGAAGAAGCATCTGGCTCTTCCCCCGGTTTTTGGGGAGAAAGATTGGCCGGTAGGGATCGTAAGCGTCGTTCCCGCTTTTACCGCAGATCTCGAAAAAGCATTATCAGGTCCGGAAAAACGGCGGATTGTCCTTCTGGACAGGTCCTCTTGGGGATTGAAGATCCTCTACACTCCTCCCTCCTCGTTGGGGCTGGACCGTCTTGCGGCCGCGAGAGGAGCCCTAGAGCGGTTTCCGGATCTGGAAGGCAGGACCTACGTCGTGGCCGATTTTGGAACTCATACCGTGCTGACTGTCGTGGATGGAAGCTCTGTTCTGGGTGGAAGCATCGCTCTCGGTATCGGACCCCAGCTGGAAACAATCAGCCAGCGTCTGGTCCTGGGAAAGGTTCCTCTCACCTTTCCGAAAAAGTCCCTCGGGGAAACCACTCTTGAATCTCTCACGAGCGGGGTCATTCTCGGAACTGTTCGTGGGGTGGAGGGGTTGGTGGGGGAGATGGAGGAATCTTTGGGAAAACAAATGATGCTTGTTTTAACGGGAGGTTTTGCACGCTATGTGCGGCCTCTCATCAGGCGGGAATGTTATGTCGACCGGCACCTGA contains:
- a CDS encoding RuvX/YqgF family protein, coding for MKGDTGGDSYPLVWKAPLLGIDWGEARIGLAISDNSLRFSEPLGVIENRCSFVPPLRIPSKSGDALKRICTEKKIRGIIFGVPWYHLSGDPNPKSEIFVEYARLIRSLTGCPVFLWDEGLTSDVLKSERISGKRKYSRSPKRSRDPIDHYSATLILQSFLDECINGREDRI
- the mltG gene encoding endolytic transglycosylase MltG encodes the protein MGNPLRKLWYMSRQRQLLLIAIILAGLFFLVWNGKAFLQRPSAPSTSIVFHVLPGTTFRSVVFELSRKGVTGYPETLVFWGDLLGIDTNIQAGVYEISPEMSPLKILLDLHNGQKYFYRLTVPEGFTMEQVARRMARLGIGSEKEILSLSSDPAFLKEENIPSTSLEGFLFPDTYFLPKAASAKDVFQMMVSRFRTVYQSIQKESPHPPEFSEKDLVTLASIVQKETGHPKDMAIVASIFINRLHQHMKLQSDPTVIYALKGRRRLHSRDLRIDSPYNTYRYHGLPPTPIDNPGREALKAVFNPKPVSYLYFISDKHGSQIYSDTLDGQDRAIRKVFREP
- a CDS encoding valine--tRNA ligase, translating into MDRKDIVNESQDIEPELNERIPKTYDPAATERKWLTLTSRKKRVSRPQATPFSMVIPPPNITGRLHMGHALNITLQDVVARFRKMEGQDVLWIPGTDHAGIATQNVVERQLSREGTALRSLTREEFVTRVWEWKDSIKSGILDQITRLGASLSWENERFTMDAGFSRAVTEVFIRLYREGFLYRGERMIHWCPRCLTALSDVEVTYVEKSGTLYYVRYGESPGRDQSLVVATTRPETIFADQALAIHPEDTRYQRWIGRKVFVPLIQREIPVIADSAVDPEFGTGVLKITPSHSMADWEIACRHGLSPLEIIDREGRMNEKSGPLKGMSREVAREKMVEELSARGFLEKEESSPSSLGVCYRCQTVIEPALSLQWFVRMKELAKPAIEAVREGEIRFFPDGWKNTYYDWLENIRDWCISRQIWWGHPIPAWHCSSCQEMVVDSRKPERCPRCGSEKLTADPDVLDTWFSSALWPFVTLGWPENTPDFQRFYPTSLLVTGFDILFFWVARMVMMGYHFTGKPPFRDVYIHALVRDQFGQKMTKSKGNVVDPLEIMDRYGTDAFRMTLVHMASPGRDIRLSTERVEGFRNFVSKIWNAFRYVERFAPGETRIPEVDGQSLQSPANRWILVSLSQAVADMRRYFGLYRFDEAANTLYHFTWHLYCDWFIEASKSVLDRPDDDPEKIETVRILRFTGSVLLRMAHPVMPFVTGELWEILYKDELPLEEQTFPDFSPSISKASSEVREFESMMALVGDVRQMRSQLKLSPTLEIRGELVVGEGAGERYGRHLAFLSRMARLSLSPLREGEPEAVSGIRIPFSDGSLILNLDGIVNLADEEKRLSRELEKLNQKKASVLARLKSREFREKAPPDVIEKDERLLEETGEEVQGLDSALTQVRQMMKERGGR
- the nadC gene encoding carboxylating nicotinate-nucleotide diphosphorylase, producing the protein MTELFDPFVREAISVFLAEDVGRGDVTTRSLFSWEERSRNQAAHLVAESPGRICGIPFVEEVFLHLDPGTSFQWNQREGEPYLQNAVLGRIECRLEALLAGERLALNLLKHLSGIAFLSSVYVERAAKARPAGMRPLRVVETRKTLPGLRFFQKYAVRTGGGHNHRYSLDDGLLIKDNHLVAAGGVKPALEKARKNAPHPLRIELEVDTAHQALEGAQEGADILLLDNMATTLLEQLVPRLRLLNPSLILEVSGGVTLERIEELARLDIDVISVGALTHSSPDAPIRLDFLA
- a CDS encoding biotin--[acetyl-CoA-carboxylase] ligase encodes the protein MFYLDVVSSTNSFLKNWSRKETLPSGTGLYAGTQTGGRGRRGNRWWHVPGNLALSIWVAEQTSPLPPWTLRLAWTLLTYLRSREIPCQLKYPNDIYLSANSLKLAGILVEKTACGAVLGLGLNRFLPEGLAAAACEDLPDHHTLALSVTELFYTHFLEEKNSKQETAPVLNELNALLLWKGEWVAWREEGKEHAGLGKIVELDLSGRLRVLEPSGNDRVLPETIRSVERVEASGRISR
- a CDS encoding type III pantothenate kinase, translated to MITVKLGVSRVSVALHGESGGIRSLLVRKTPRKALSPAEWKKHLALPPVFGEKDWPVGIVSVVPAFTADLEKALSGPEKRRIVLLDRSSWGLKILYTPPSSLGLDRLAAARGALERFPDLEGRTYVVADFGTHTVLTVVDGSSVLGGSIALGIGPQLETISQRLVLGKVPLTFPKKSLGETTLESLTSGVILGTVRGVEGLVGEMEESLGKQMMLVLTGGFARYVRPLIRRECYVDRHLIHRGTWRVAQEAGEKNAGRV